A window from Firmicutes bacterium CAG:345 encodes these proteins:
- a CDS encoding unknown (no significant homology to UniProt): MTDNKNLARFLLTFFLGFIGSIVINHSSLKPEGYTSRTTAYFFLSIVTFGIYGLVASICNLVFDPTKDNNIGYKKD, encoded by the coding sequence ATGACAGATAACAAAAATTTAGCTAGATTTTTACTAACATTTTTCTTAGGTTTCATTGGAAGTATTGTAATTAATCATTCTTCTTTAAAACCAGAAGGATATACTTCAAGAACAACAGCATATTTTTTCTTAAGTATAGTTACTTTTGGAATTTATGGTTTAGTAGCTTCTATTTGCAATTTAGTCTTTGATCCAACTAAAGATAATAATATTGGATATAAAAAAGATTAA